A portion of the Salmo trutta chromosome 1, fSalTru1.1, whole genome shotgun sequence genome contains these proteins:
- the LOC115208074 gene encoding cdc42 effector protein 4: protein MPILKQLVSGSSQTKQRRSRVDLTREMISAPLGDFRHTMHVGRSGDAFGDTSFLSTHSGEAPHQAKPQAHPHSPRPGLLSRTFRSSKRSQSVTRVDQRDCSLAPPGGSPTFVKNAMSLPFLNDENGDHVDGGHRVPKSLSSSPLKQLNEQDGGGGTRPSNGAAAGARSLELDERSFGELTDLPSPSRGYYGGGMKRAVSVMSFHIDLGPSMLGDILGVMEKEDDDLGYEEGKSSEGRASPTLLLGREVGGEEGEEEPEAELLQLQEEAVPVPVSPTSSVEPEVGEDEGAPYTPEYTPEPRPKHLQHQLDTCSVASSASGSAHVEQEKPAGQLHGGDTDSATFSAPPEEEELGKFSSFLEDEDDEIRV from the coding sequence ATGCCCATCCTAAAGCAGCTGGTGTCTGGTTCGTCCCAGACCAAACAGCGCCGCTCCCGTGTGGACCTGACCCGGGAGATGATCAGTGCTCCCCTGGGGGACTTCCGCCACACCATGCACGTGGGGCGCAGCGGGGACGCCTTCGGGGACACCTCTTTCCTCTCCACCCACTCCGGGGAGGCCCCCCACCAGGCCAAACCCCAGGCCCATCCCCACTCCCCCCGCCCGGGGCTTTTATCCAGAACCTTCCGCAGCAGCAAACGCTCCCAGTCCGTCACCAGAGTGGACCAGAGAGACTGCTCGCTAGCACCACCCGGTGGCTCGCCCACCTTCGTGAAGAACGCCATGTCACTCCCCTTCCTCAATGATGAAAACGGTGACCATGTTGATGGAGGACACAGGGTGCCTAAGAGCCTCTCGTCCAGCCCACTGAAACAACTGAATGAGCAGGATGGAGGTGGAGGTACCAGGCCGTCTAATGGGGCCGCTGCTGGGGCACGCTCTCTGGAGCTGGATGAGAGGAGCTTTGGGGAGCTGACTGACCTGCCAAGCCCCAGCCGCGGGTACTACGGAGGGGGGATGAAGCGCGCTGTGTCGGTCATGTCGTTCCACATCGACCTTGGGCCCTCCATGTTGGGGGACATCCTGGGGGTGATGGAGAAGGAGGATGATGATCTGGGATACGAGGAGGGGAAGAGCAGTGAGGGACGGGCCTCTCCTACACTACTcctggggagggaggtgggaggagaggagggagaagaggaaccAGAAGCTGAGCTACTGCAGCTGCAGGAGGAGGCGGTCCCTGTACCTGTGAGTCCAACCAGCTCTGTAGAACCTGAGGTGGGAGAGGACGAGGGAGCACCCTACACCCCAGAGTACACCCCAGAGCCCCGCCCTAAACACCTGCAGCACCAATTAGATACCTGTTCTGTGGCCAGCTCCGCCTCTGGCTCCGCCCACGTGGAGCAGGAGAAACCAGCCGGACAGCTCCACGGGGGGGATACGGACAGCGCCACTTTCAGCGCCCCacctgaggaggaggagctggGAAAGTTTTCTTCCTTCTTGGAGGACGAGGATGATGAGATCCGTGTATGA